A window from Moritella yayanosii encodes these proteins:
- a CDS encoding bifunctional diguanylate cyclase/phosphodiesterase translates to MQSKISAKLLNSYSENIKVNLDLFLEQPFSTTLAIADNIQRNQLYQASDLTEIEDYLHSAISDIYYQQKQISTIAFGSEAKDYVGFRKHKNQDVSLMLQDKRTNHELEFYHGASSNDIVDHNIRNYDPTIRPWYAPFAKTKTAGWAKIYSNVDEKNTFTISSIAPVINNDELLGIVATDINLRHLSDFIEPNNRHFKGITYITDNQSKLVANSLKAALTDNDNNRIQATESNNALIAANGLYIANAQLQNKHAPASFEFNHNGIRYFSRITTYNNNNLQWFIIVTLPEDVLLDGLAGQQRLGLIAALTLAFFGLLMGLYLLRIITQPIMDIAEISQQLDHDNWDVTIKEYIKLHETTQLISAFKSMSSRLENSFTTLRQQLLFDSLTGLLTRDGFVEQLNHPHSQTQGVLVLLGLRSFRNTNNSLGQHKSDQLLVAIASRLQQSVADNVSISRIDKDSFAVFSPTFTSLDDSHAFAETLLTDFNRPFIINDTEVLVGANAGIMSGQFDDIDMDAWLRNSSLALTYSVKQEQVRCCHHQDYMITASKEKTRLTADLQRAISNHEFAVYYQPIIDLTNDTIAGAEALVRWHSPTRGLVSPLDFIPVAEDTGMIVDIGKQILLQACTDTKLQIDSGRWPTNFLLHVNMSVRELLHPGYISRVKEILAITQLPAANLTLEITESRLVSQPLLTNQLLGELRDLGIHIAIDDFGTGYSSLAYLTQLQFDALKIDRSFVSQMLDSENHAAIVAAIITMTAKFNADIVAEGVETAEQAAHLKQLGCRYAQGFYYSRPKPLAEWDIGNSANNALQHNTST, encoded by the coding sequence AGCTAAAGATTATGTCGGGTTCCGGAAACATAAAAACCAAGATGTTTCGTTAATGTTACAAGATAAGCGTACTAACCATGAGTTAGAGTTTTATCATGGGGCAAGCAGTAATGATATTGTCGATCACAACATTCGTAATTATGATCCAACCATTCGACCATGGTACGCCCCGTTTGCAAAAACAAAAACTGCAGGATGGGCAAAGATATACAGTAATGTCGATGAAAAAAATACTTTTACCATTTCCAGTATCGCGCCAGTCATCAATAACGATGAATTACTTGGCATCGTGGCAACGGATATCAATCTTCGCCATTTATCTGATTTTATAGAACCTAACAACCGCCACTTTAAAGGCATTACTTACATCACTGATAATCAAAGTAAACTTGTTGCTAACTCACTCAAAGCAGCATTAACAGATAATGATAATAACCGTATCCAGGCAACAGAAAGTAACAATGCGCTTATTGCCGCCAATGGTCTGTATATTGCCAATGCTCAATTACAAAATAAACATGCGCCAGCGTCGTTTGAATTTAACCATAATGGTATTCGTTATTTCAGTCGTATTACCACTTACAACAACAATAACTTACAATGGTTTATTATCGTTACTTTACCAGAAGATGTATTATTAGATGGACTAGCGGGTCAACAACGTTTAGGTCTAATAGCCGCACTAACACTCGCATTCTTTGGTTTGCTGATGGGCTTATATTTACTGCGTATTATCACCCAACCAATCATGGACATTGCCGAAATATCACAACAACTTGATCATGATAACTGGGATGTAACGATTAAAGAATACATCAAGCTACATGAAACAACTCAGCTTATTTCAGCATTTAAATCTATGTCATCGCGGTTAGAAAATTCGTTTACCACATTACGACAACAGCTATTATTCGACAGTCTCACCGGTTTATTAACTCGTGATGGTTTTGTTGAGCAATTAAATCACCCACACTCTCAAACTCAGGGCGTGTTGGTATTATTAGGATTACGCTCATTTCGTAATACCAATAACAGTTTAGGCCAACACAAGAGTGATCAATTACTGGTTGCTATCGCGTCCCGTTTACAGCAAAGCGTCGCAGATAATGTCAGCATCAGTCGTATTGATAAAGATAGTTTTGCGGTATTCTCACCGACGTTTACAAGCCTTGATGACAGTCATGCCTTTGCAGAAACCTTATTAACCGATTTCAATCGTCCCTTTATCATCAATGACACGGAAGTATTAGTCGGCGCAAATGCTGGGATCATGAGTGGTCAGTTTGACGATATAGACATGGATGCATGGTTACGAAATTCAAGTTTGGCATTAACCTATTCGGTTAAACAAGAGCAAGTACGGTGCTGTCACCATCAAGATTACATGATCACCGCCTCGAAAGAGAAGACCCGTTTAACCGCAGATTTACAACGAGCGATCAGCAATCATGAATTTGCCGTTTATTATCAGCCTATCATTGATTTAACCAACGACACCATCGCAGGGGCCGAAGCCTTAGTACGCTGGCACAGTCCTACTCGAGGTTTAGTTTCACCGCTCGACTTTATCCCGGTGGCAGAAGACACCGGAATGATTGTTGATATTGGTAAGCAAATCCTATTACAAGCCTGTACAGATACTAAGCTGCAAATAGACAGTGGTCGCTGGCCAACAAACTTCTTACTGCACGTTAATATGTCAGTACGTGAATTACTGCACCCTGGTTATATCTCGAGGGTAAAAGAAATTCTGGCTATCACTCAATTGCCTGCCGCTAATCTGACACTTGAAATTACCGAGTCACGCCTAGTCAGCCAACCCTTACTGACTAACCAACTGCTTGGCGAACTGCGTGATTTAGGCATACACATTGCGATCGATGATTTTGGTACCGGTTATTCTTCACTTGCCTACCTGACGCAATTACAGTTCGACGCGTTAAAGATTGATCGTTCCTTTGTCAGTCAGATGCTCGACAGTGAAAACCATGCCGCTATCGTAGCCGCGATTATCACCATGACGGCTAAGTTTAACGCTGATATCGTAGCAGAAGGTGTCGAAACCGCCGAACAAGCGGCCCACTTAAAACAGTTAGGCTGTCGCTACGCGCAAGGTTTTTATTATTCTCGCCCGAAACCATTAGCAGAATGGGATATCGGCAATAGTGCGAACAACGCCTTGCAGCACAATACTTCAACTTAA